The following proteins come from a genomic window of Malus domestica chromosome 02, GDT2T_hap1:
- the LOC108173238 gene encoding uncharacterized protein, with product MEKVSKKTGTSTNKRKAPVLVPSEDILPHKKIHKFRGEPSVRPKSQDGVLKGPAFRKTGVEAVENAAAVVAGEGSRLLPPPLTMEHTVQESDPGSRHEGKGKERAGSVPWKDLRVATRPKDFGDINNCLAGRRFAFDELGEPLAKDESDCDRMLKLSSYVMAEYHDRLQEVERYKAKLKENKQLVDEARRNKGLLTQALQLKDETMESLKRRNGENLRLKKLLEATKK from the exons a tggagaaggtaagcaagaaaacagggactagcaccaataaaaggaaagcaccagtgttagttccttcggaagacatcctaccgcataagaaaattcataagttccgaggggaaccatccgttagacctaagtcccaagatggggtccttaaggggcctgcctttaggaagactggagtcgaggccgttgaaaatgctgctgccgtagttgcaggagaagggagccgactgttgcctcctcctcttactatggagcacactgtccaggaaagtgatcctggttcccgccatgaggggaaaggcaaggaaagagctggcagtgtcccgtggaaggacttgagggttgccacgcggccaaaggattttggggatatcaacaattgcttggcagggcgtcgattcgccttcgatgagctcggagagcccttagctaaggatgaatcggattgcgaccggatgttgaagctgtcttcatat gtcatggccgagtatcacgacagactgcaagaggttgagcggtacaaggcaaaactgaaggagaataagcagcttgtggacgaggcccgaaggaataagggacttttgactcaggctctccaactgaaggacgaaaccatggagagcttgaaaaggcgaaatggtgagaacctaaggcttaagaaattgcttgaggcaactaaaaaatag
- the LOC108170055 gene encoding uncharacterized protein — protein MCFICCCGALGLSQFGLVVCLVFGGLVKVPLSRSRPSPVLDPRWSPPSALFIKVNVDASWFQMDGKATLAAVLRDHNGQFVVAHKLSISAPSVMFAEAMAMLKGCELAATMGFRWIVAESDSLEGCRWSWVPRLANQSADRLASRSIVEMCGNIWVRRPPSLLVHILNKDGLPCPP, from the exons ATGTGCTTCATCTGCTGCTGCGGTGCCCTTGGGTTGAGCCAATTTGGTTTGGTGGTCTGCTTGGTCTTCGGAGGGTTGGTGAAG GTCCCTTTGTCCCGCTCCCGACCATCCCCCGTTCTGGATCCTCGTTGGTCCCCCCCATCTGCTCTCTTCATAAAAGTTAATGTTGATGCAAGCTGGTTTCAGATGGATGGTAAGGCTACGTTGGCTGCGGTGCTGAGGGATCATAATGGGCAATTTGTTGTGGCTCACAAGTTGTCTATTAGTGCTCCGTCGGTGATGTTCGCTGAAGCTATGGCGATGCTCAAGGGCTGTGAGTTGGCGGCGACGATGGGCTTCCGGTGGATTGTTGCGGAATCAGATTCGCTTGAG GGTtgtcgctggtcttgggttccaagaCTGGCCAATCAGTCGGCGGACCGTCTGGCGTCGAGGTCTATTGTGGAGATGTGCGGCAACATTTGGGTCAGGCGACCCCCATCTTTGCTGGTTCACATTCTCAACAAAGATGGTCTTCCTTGCCCTCCGTAA
- the LOC103448487 gene encoding disease resistance protein RUN1-like: MAAHGASSSSSSSKLWKYDVFLSFRGEDTRKGFTGHLHTALEEKGYKAFIDEDDLERGEEIKPELLRAIEKSRISIIVFSKRYADSSWCLDELVKIMECKSELEQHVLPIFYDVEASDIRKQEGSLAPMFQKHEENIRKEEDDKKRETKRERVKQWRKTLTEAANLSGYDLKNTENGHEAKLIKKIIYDNLWKWLPKTKKLHVAKFPVGINSRVQEIITYLSSGEGNKVLMVGIWGMGGLGKTTAAKAIYNQIHPKFEFKSFLDDVSDTTSRHGLVYLQKKLISDILNPKSEISSDVEGIGRIKDIFSHRKVFVVMDNIDKKEQLDAIVGNHDWFGPGSRIIITTRDKHLLLNMDKVYSAQKLKDGESLELFSWHAFGNSWPDKEYLELSKKFVSYCDGLPLALEVLGSFLFKRTIGEWECQLKKLKTTPEGEIIKPLRISFEGLDDTQKAIFLDISCFFIGMDKDFVTKVLDECKFFATIGINVLSERSLVTVERNKLNMHDLLREMARVIISGKSPCHPEKWSRLWNPQDVSNVLTNKLGTRKIEGLALEFPHPLLSSIVDTEIAASFSTEAFANMKNLRLLHLDRVELKGEYKHLPKELIWLCWEECPLKSIPDDFFNQPRLVVLDMRRSNLVQVWEGSKSLHNLKTLDLSDSYSLQKSPDFSQVPNLEELILKYCISLSEIHPSIGHLKRLSLVNLTWCFKLISLPEDFYKLKSVETLLLNWCSKFREVHEDIGEMISLRILEAEETAIRKVPPSIVRLKNLTRLSLSGVESIHLPFSLHGLNSLRELNLEWCNLADDAIPKDLGSLISLQDLDLSLNTFHTLPSLSGLSKLVTLRLIGCISLRTIPDLPTTLKFLYAFQCLALETMPNFSKMLNMKELVVSDSPKLTEVPGLDKSLSSITWISMLKCTSLSAHLRKNILQGWTSCGFGGIFLHGNYVPDWFEFVNEGTKVTFDIPPSDGRNFEGLTLFCLYHSYRSSHLAIIVINNTQRTELRAYIGRVESDYHPNGDDYLLQGQLSNNKLKLRGGDKVVIFFENPSITIKRTGVNLVWDKPMEENMHDLDKAGYVFDTHPTRFYDEEGPSHDASDNNRPKKQMRITIDD; encoded by the exons ATGGCAGCCCACGGTGCctcctcttcatcatcctcctcaaAACTCTGGAAGTACGACGTGTTCTTGAGCTTTAGAGGCGAAGACACACGCAAGGGCTTCACGGGCCATCTCCACACAGCATTGGAAGAAAAGGGCTACAAGGCCTTTATTGATGAGGACGATCTGGAAAGAGGGGAAGAAATAAAGCCCGAACTATTGCGAGCCATCGAAAAGTCAAGGATCTCTATCATTGTCTTCTCAAAGAGGTACGCAGATTCGAGTTGGTGTCTCGACGAGCTAGTGAAGATCATGGAGTGCAAATCCGAACTGGAGCAACATGTTTTGCCAATATTCTATGATGTTGAAGCTTCAGACATCAGGAAGCAGGAAGGTAGTTTAGCCCCAATGTTTCAGAAGCACGAAGAGAACATCCGTAAAGAAGAAGATGACAAAAAACGGGAAACCAAGAGAGAAAGGGTAAAGCAATGGAGAAAGACTCTTACTGAAGCTGCAAACTTGTCTGGTTACGATCTTAAAAACACTGAGAACGG gcatgaagcaaagcttattaagaaaattatttatgatAATCTTTGGAAATGGctccccaaaacaaaaaaattacatgTGGCCAAGTTCCCAGTTGGAATCAATTCTCGTGTTCAAGAAATTATCACTTATCTTTCAAGTGGTGAAGGAAATAAGGTTCTCATGGTTGGAATTTGGGGGATGGGTGGATTGGGTAAAACAACAGCTGCCAAAGCCATTTATAACCAAATTCATCCTAAGTTTGAATTCAAGAGTTTCCTTGATGATGTTAGCGACACTACAAGTAGACATGGTCTGGTTTATCtacaaaaaaaacttatttcggACATCTTGAATCCAAAGTCTGAAATAAGCAGTGATGTTGAAGGCATTGGTCGGATAAAAGATATATTTTCACATAGAAAGGTATTTGTCGTTATGGACAACATAGATAAAAAGGAACAACTGGATGCAATAGTTGGAAATCATGATTGGTTTGGTCCGGGAAGTAGAATTATCATAACGACACGAGATAAACATCTACTACTAAATATGGACAAAGTATATTCGGCTCAGAAATTGAAGGATGGAGAATCTCTAGAGCTCTTTAGTTGGCATgcctttggaaatagttggCCTGATAAAGAATATCTTGAACTCTCAAAAAAGTTTGTTTCTTACTGTGATGGTTTGCCACTAgcccttgaagttttaggttcttttttgtttaaaagAACCATAGGAGAGTGGGAATGTCAATtgaagaaattgaaaacaactCCTGAAGGAGAAATAATAAAACCACTAAGAATAAGCTTTGAAGGGCTAGATGACACACAAAAGGCTATATTCCTTGACAtatcttgtttctttattgGAATGGACAAGGACTTTGTCACAAAAGTATTAGATGAATGTAAATTTTTTGCAACGATAGGAATCAATGTCCTCAGTGAACGAAGTCTTGTAACTGTTGAACGCAACAAGTTGAATATGCATGATTTGCTTCGAGAAATGGCCAGAGTAATCATTTCTGGAAAATCTCCTTGTCATCCTGAAAAATGGAGTAGGTTGTGGAATCCTCAAGATGTCAGCAATGTATTAACAAATAAATTA GGAACTAGAAAAATTGAAGGACTTGCTCTAGAGTTCCCTCATCCTTTGTTATCAAGCATTGTAGACACTGAGATTGCTGCTAGTTTCAGTACAGAAGCATTTGCCAATATGAAGAATCTGAGATTGCTTCACCTCGACAGAGTAGAGCTCAAAGGAGAATACAAACATCTTCCCAAAGAGTTAATATGGTTGTGTTGGGAAGAATGCCCTTTAAAGTCCATACCAgatgatttttttaatcaacCAAGACTAGTTGTGTTAGATATGCGGAGGAGCAATCTGGTACAAGTTTGGGAGGGTTCCAAG TCGCTACATAACTTGAAAACCCTTGATCTCAGCGATTCCTATTCCTTACAGAAATCACCAGACTTTTCACAAGTCCCAAATCTGGAAGAGTTGATATTGAAATACTGTATTAGTCTGTCCGAGATTCACCCCTCCATTGGTCATcttaaaagactttctttggtgaaCCTTACGTGGTGTTTCAAACTTATTTCTCTTCCAGAGGATTTCTATAAGTTGAAATCTGTTGAGACTCTTCTTCTTAATTGGTGTTCAAAATTCAGAGAAGTGCATGAGGATATAGGGGAGATGATATCATTGAGAATACTTGAAGCAGAGGAAACAGCCATAAGAAAAGTACCACCTTCCATAGTAAGATTGAAGAATCTCACTCGTTTATCCCTATCAGGTGTGGAAAGTATTCATTTGCCCTTTTCGTTACACGGCTTAAACTCTTTAAGGGAATTAAATCTCGAATGGTGCAATTTAGCTGATGATGCAATCCCTAAGGATCTTGGGAGTCTAATTTCTTTACAAGATTTGGATCTTTCATTAAATACATTTCATACCCTACCCAGCCTCAGTGGTCTttcaaagcttgtaacattgaGGTTAATTGGATGCATATCTCTTCGTACAATCCCTGatttaccaacaactttgaaatTTCTGTATGCATTTCAATGCCTTGCATTGGAAACAATGCCCAATTTTTCGAAAATGTTGAATATGAAAGAACTGGTTGTGAGTGATTCACCCAAGCTCACTGAGGTTCCAGGCTTGGATAAGTCATTAAGCTCCATTACATGGATTAGTATGCTTAAGTGCACCAGTCTTTCAGCTCATTTAAGGAAGAACATCCTACAg GGATGGACTTCTTGCGGATTTGGTGGAATTTTCCTTCATGGAAACTATGTTCCTGATTGGTTTGAGTTTGTCAACGAGGGCACTAAAGTCACTTTTGATATTCCCCCGAGTGATGGTCGTAATTTTGAAGGGTTAACTCTGTTCTGCTTGTACCACTCGTACAGAAGCAGTCATCTTGCCATTATTGTTATAAATAATACCCAGCGTACTGAGTTGCGAGCTTACATAGGCAGAGTAGAATCTGATTACCACCCAAATGGAGATGATTATCTTTTGCAGGGACAACTCTCGAACAATAAGCTCAAATTGCGAGGTGGGGATAAAGTTgttatattttttgaaaaccCATCCATTACAATAAAGAGAACAGGGGTTAACCTAGTATGGGACAAACCTATGGAGGAAAATATGCATGATTTGGACAAAGCTGGTTATGTTTTTGACACACATCCAACTCGGTTTTATGATGAGGAAGGACCAAGCCATGACGCATCCGATAATAATCGTCCCAAGAAACAAATGAGAATTACTATAGATGACTGA
- the LOC103452364 gene encoding 3-ketoacyl-CoA synthase 11-like, translating to MYLFLSPLVVVIAAQISTFSLKDLYDLWEHLQYNLISVIICSTLLVFLSTVYFVTRPRPVYLVNFSFYKPEESRKCTKKIFMEQSQMTGTFTEDNLQFQRRILKRSGLGDSTYLPEAVLNIPPNPSMKEARKEAEAVMLGAIDELFAKTAVKHKDFGILIVNCSLFNPTPSLSAMVINHYQLRGNIKFAQH from the coding sequence atgtACCTCTTTCTTTCCCCTCTTGTTGTCGTTATCGCTGCCCAGATTTCAACATTTTCTCTCAAGGATCTTTATGATCTTTGGGAGCACCTCCAGTACAACCTGATTTCGGTGATTATCTGCTCGACTCTCCTTGTTTTCCTATCCACCGTGTACTTTGTCACCCGCCCTCGCCCGGTGTACCTTGTTAACTTTTCGTTCTACAAGCCAGAAGAATCTCGAAAATGCACGAAAAAGATTTTCATGGAACAGTCTCAGATGACTGGTACATTTACAGAGGACAATCTTCAGTTCCAGCGTAGGATCCTTAAGAGATCCGGCCTTGGTGACTCGACTTACCTTCCCGAGGCAGTTCTCAACATTCCTCCAAATCCGTCAATGAAAGAAGCTAGAAAAGAAGCTGAGGCTGTGATGCTTGGTGCCATTGATGAGCTTTTCGCTAAGACAGCTGTTAAACATAAGGACTTTGGAATCTTGATTGTGAACTGCAGTTTGTTCAATCCTACCCCGTCTCTTTCTGCCATGGTTATCAATCATTACCAGCTTCGAGGGAACATAAAATTTGCACAACACTAA